The genomic interval AAATAACTTGATATTCAGCAAGGTTTCTGAGTTTTGCAATGACAGCCTCTTCTTCCGTAATAATATCATCCAAGTTTCTTGTAAATTCACCATCCTCATATGCCGCTTCTAATAGCTTCTTTTCCCAAGAAATTAATTCGTACCAATAATAAAACTCTTCGTGTTCGACAGCTAAATTTTTGGCCCTCTGAACAAATTTCTCACACTCTTTGTAAAGTGCTTTATTGTATAATATTTCTACGTTTTTTAATTCTTGTTTGAGTATACTTGATGCCGATTGCTCTGAATAATACACTCTTAAACTCTTAAGTATCAATCGATAAAGGTGGTTTTTTTCTGAAGGCAAATGCTTCACAAAGGTTTCATCTTGAAAAAAGTCCTTTAACTCCTCTTCTTTGTAAGCTCCTTGTTTTTCAATAAAATCAAAGATTTTCAAATAGTTCTTTTCACCTGATTGAAGAGCAGATGAAAGTTTAAAAAATCGCTTCTCAGATTTTGTTAATGACTTAATTAGCTTATAGAGCTCATTTGAAGGCTTCATAATAACAGGAGTTTTTCAAATTTAACGAAATGTTTCAATCCTAGTTGTTTTTTTAAAAAGATTTTTAGAACTTAAAACCCTTCTTTACTAGTTGCTTTGAAAAATTTCAGTTGAAATCCTAGTAATAAAAAAAGGTTGCATAACACAACCTTTCACAAACAACAACAATAAACTTCAACGCAAACAATTTGCCTAACGAAGAAGGATTTTTTGTCCTTTTTGGACAGTTACTTTATCAGATGTAAAACCATTCATCTTAACCAATTTTTTTAATTTGATTCCTTCATTTTGAGAAACTTCAATCAATGTTATATCCTTTTTTGCTACAAATGTCGCTCCTTTTGTTCGAGATCGATTTCTTTTGGGTTCCAGATAAACAATATCCCCTTCTTCCAGTAAATCTTTTTTGTCAACGAAATTGTTGTACTTATACATTTGCCACATTGCTAAGTCATATTCTTTCGCAATTTTATAATAGGTATCCCCTTTTCTTGCAAGAATATATTTGACATCATTTTTATTTTCTTTGGCAATATGCGCTTGATACTTCAAGCAAGACTCATCTATTTTCATCGAAGAATTCGTTTCCTTTGTAGAAGATGTTTTTGGCTTTACTTTTGAGTCTTTCGAATCTTTTACAGCAGTAGCGAGCAATTCAGTTCCTTGATTGGCAGGTGCCGTCTTGTCATCGTATTCATACAATTTCAAACGTTCTATTAAATCAATTAGCTTCTCTGCGTATTCTGGATGTGTTGCATATCCTGCTTTTTTCAATCCTTTCGCCCATGATTTATAATCATCTGTGGGGAATTGAAACAAACCTGCGTAACGCGGTTTCTTTGTTAAAAACAAACTGTGATCGTTGTATGAATCTGTAGCCGTTGGATATTTCCGAAAACATTCACCTTTTGCATCATCATCAAAATAGATTTTTTCTCCTGTCCAATCACTGCATTTAATTCCAAAATGATTATTTGCCTCAACAGCCAAAGGGGAATTTCCATTACCACTTTCTAAAAGTCCTTGTGCCAATGTGATACTCGCTGGTATCCGATGTATAATCATTTGCTCAACGGCAACATTAGACCATAAATTCACATAATCCGTTTGACTCGTTTTAGCTTGAATTTCACCACCAAAAGAGAAGAACGAGAACCCGATTCCTACAATTGCTAAACTTTTCATTATCTCAAAATGCTTTGAATTACTGTTTAGAATACGTAAAAGTAGCGACTTGGTTACAAAAAATGTTGAAAACTCTAAATGTCATTGTTAATAACTCTGCCTAATGGCAAGTTTAAAGGTTTAAACATTCAATAAAAAGAAAACCCCAGGATTCGCAAGATCTTGATTTGAACCATTTAACTTTTGAACTTTTTGAACTCTGATTAACTCAGCGAATTCAACCAACTACAGGTATCCACTCCGTCAGCAAAATCGGAAATATCTGGAGCTTGTGCTTTACCAAAAGGAATAAACCCGTGACCAACAATTGCTTGTAATTCGTCTTTCATTCCTTCAATTTTTGCTAATATCTCTTCCTGATTTGTATAAAATTCATAATAAATGACAGAAAGCGGAGCATGGATCCCTTCATCTTCCTTCAACATAAAAACGTTGTTATCTAAAAATGGAATTTGATTCATTAGAAAAATCGTGCGATTGTAATCGTAGTTGTTACCGTATTTGTGATGATTAATCAAATGTTGCTGATCGAGAAAATTTTCAAAAATGCGATTCAAATTAAATCCTGTAGGAAGGTATAATTTGGACGCATTTCGGCATCCCATTCCAAAAAAATCAAAACAATCAGAACTTAACGCTTTTAACTCATCGTCTGTTTCTGTGCCGTCCAACAAAGCAATCGATGTTCTGTTTTTTCGAAACAAATGTGGGATATGTCCAAAGTAGGTTTCAAATTGAGCAATACTATTGTTGCTTCCAGTTGCAATTACTGCATCGTAATTTTTAATTGGCCCTATTGAAACTTGAATATATTCTTTCAACTCAGGATTCCACTGAATTAACCATTGGATTATTCTTAGAGGAACCCTAGAATCTGAACTGCTTAACTTACAAAGCGCTTTATTTCCAGTAAGTAGTGTGCAAAGCAAATCATGAAACCCAACAAAAGGAATATTCCCTGCCATTATTAGTGCTACCAATTTAGGTTTACTTGTAAACTGATAATTTTCAGAAAATGTCGTAAGTGATTCATTATCCAATAAATGAACAATTCCACCTAAAGCTTTTAAGCAGTTTTCTTTCGTAAACCACGGATTTAATTGAAACTCTTTATTGATCATCTTTTTGAAGCTCAAAAACTCTTCTTCTGTTAATCCACAAGTGTAACCAGGCCATTCATCGTTTGCTATTACAGCATTTAATGATTTTCTAAGTTGACCAAAAACTTCTATGATTGCTTTTCTTTCCACGGTACAAAATTAATTCCTCTGAGAGAAATTCGTTATTTTTTTCAACTATTTCAATGGATAAATCTTAGACCTGCGTATATTTGCACAAAAAAGAGTCAATTATGGCAATCATGATAACAGACGAATGCATCAACTGTGGTGCATGCGAACCGGAATGTCCAAACAATGCAATCTACGAAGGTGGAGCTGAGTGGACGTATGCGGATGGCACGTCATTGAAAGGATTGATTACAACTTTAAGTGGCGATGATGTTCAGGCAGATGATAATTTCGAGCCAAAAGACATGGACGTTTATTACATAGTTACAGATAAATGTACAGAATGTGTTGGTTTTCATGATGAGCCTCAATGCGCAGCTGTTTGCCCCGTTGATTGTTGTGTAGATGATCCAGAATATCGTGAAAGTGATGATGAATTACTTGCGAAAAAGGATTTCATGCATCTAAATTAATTTGGATTTTAGTCCAAATTGTAACACATTTACTTTTTAAGCGTTCTAGTGTTATGAAGTTTTCAATTCTTTTTTTCGTTTCATTCTTCAGCATCCAAAGCTTTGGTCAATTTGATGTAACAGCTAGAGAACAAGAATTATGTGTTCTTTTGGATTCCGTGCGTGCTTCAAAAACCAATGATCAAAAAGAATTCTGGAACGTTCAATTCAAAGCACTATTAGATAATACTCTGCACGAACCAACAGTATTTGATCTTTCGTTTCCAAAATTGCGAACACTTGGGGTGATTGATAGCCCCGACAACATGGTTCGAATTATAAATTGGAATGTGGAACAAGAGGATGCTAGTCAAAAGTACTATGCGTATGTCATTCACAGAGAATCAAAAACGGGCAAAACCAAAATTTTCGAATTGATTGATAACTCCATGATGCTTCCTGGAAAACCGGAAGAAACATTAGCTTCGAATATGTGGTACGGAGCACTTTATTACCAGATTATTCCTGTTGAAAAGGGAAATAAACTCTACTACACCGTTCTTGGGTGGGATGGTGGAACAAGAATGAGTAACACCAAATTAATTGATGTACTTTATTTCACTGGAAGTACTCTTAAATTAGGCTATCCCCTATTCAAAATCGGTGAGAACACTGTCAAAAGAGTCTTTTTCGAACATTCTGAACGCTCAGTTATGTCTTTAAAATACGAGCCTGAATACAAACGAATCATTTTCGATCATTTATCTCCTGAAACACCAACTATGGAAGGTTTTCATGAGTTTTATGTTCCTGATATGTCTTACGATGCATTGGTTTTAGAAAATAATCGGTGGCTTTTGGTTGAAGATGTAATTGGCATAAACAAAAAGCAACACATTGTTTCCTTGAGTCAAATCAATGAAAAAAGTGGAGAAGTCTCTAGCTCATCGATTGATAGTAAATGGGAAGATCCAACTGGAACAGGTTCTTCTGGTTCGAGCGATGAAGTTCATGTTGCGGTGTTGCCTGATGCAAATTCAACAAACACAACCAATAAGAACCAAAAAACGGTCAAAAAGGATGAAAACAATCCGTTGAATATTAGCACCTACAAACAAGATAAAAAACGTAAAAAGGAAAAACGATCTAGTTTAACGGGTGACTTATCTAAAACAAAGAAAAGTAAGAAGTAACTTTTTATTTAAAAACCTTGTATTTGTTCAAATAAAAATTCATATTTGTTTTGCTGCAACCTCAGATATATTATGCAAAACGAACCGGATTACGATTCTCAAAGAGAAGTCTATACAAAATTGGTAAAGGCTGGAAAACGCACCTACTTCTTTGATATTAAAACAACTAAAGGTCAGGACCACTTCATTACCATCACAGAAAGCAAGAAAGTAAACCTGAATGGAAAAGAGGTTTTTCAGAAGCATAAAATTTTTCTATACAAAGAAGATTTTGAGAAATTTTCAGAATCAATTCTAGAAGTCATTGAAAAAGCAAATGAGCTGAATATGAGTGAAAATTCAAATACTTCAGTTGCTTCAGATATTCAATTCGAAGATTTATAAGAACTTTTAATATTCTTTCAACATCATTATCGTTGATAAAATAGAAGAAATAAATCTGCTTAGGTCATTTCATTAACGTATCTTTATACTCAAATTTACAGTGCTCTTATGGGTAAAATAATCGCAATAGCGAATCAAAAAGGTGGTGTTGGTAAAACAACTACGGCTATTAATTTAGGCGGGTGTTTTGGTGTTTTGGAGTACAAAACATTATTGGTTGATGCGGATCCACAAGCAAATGCTACATCTGGTGTTGGATTAGATCCGAAAAACTCTCGTAACATCTACGATTGTTTGATCAATGATGTACATCCATCTGAGTTAATTATTCCAACAAACAATCCAAATTTGGATATCATTCCTTCTCACATCGATTTAGTTGGTGCAGAATTGGAAATGATCAATATGCCAAATAGAGAGCACATGCTCAAAAAGGCTTTGGATAAAATCAAAGATCAATACGACTTTATCATTATCGATTGTTCACCTTCATTGGGGTTAATTACCGTAAATGCATTAGCAGCTGCGGATTCTGTAATGGTTCCAGTTCAATGTGAATATTTTGCATTGGAAGGTCTGGGTAAATTATTGAATACCATTAAAATTATTCAAGGAAGATTAAATCCGGAATTAGAAATAGAAGGGATTGTTTTAACCATGTATGATACTCGTTTGCGCTTAGCGAATCAAGTGGTTGAAGAAGTTAAAACACATTTCCAAGACTTGGTTTTTGATACCGTAATTCACAGAAACACCAAATTGGGAGAAGCTCCTAGTTTTGGAGAAACGATTGTATTACATGATGCTACGAGTAAAGGAGCTATCAATTATTTGAATTTCGCTCGAGAAATTCTACAAAGAAACGATTTGACAAAAATCGGTAATAATGACAAACAATTTCAAGTAGGAAATGACATCTAATCCGAAAAAACGTTCCGCTTTAGGTAAAGGTTTAGGGGCTTTATTAGAAAGCTCATCTGCAGATATTACAACAACTGTTAGCGCCCCAAGTTCTGGTGGAGTGGCATTGATTTCAATTGAATCTATTGAGGCAAATCCATTCAATCCGCGTACAAACTTTGAGAAAGACGCACTCAACGAGTTGAAAGAATCTATTTCAATCCATGGAATCATTCAACCGCTTACAGTACGTAAACTCGGAAAGGATAAATACCAATTAATCTCTGGAGAACGTCGTTTCAGAGCTTCTCAATTAGCTGGATTGGAAGAAGTTCCTGCATATATCCGTGTAGCGAATGATCAATCCATGTTGGAAATGGCTTTGGTTGAAAACATTCAACGTGAAGACTTGAATGCAGTAGAGGTTGCACTCTCCTATCAACGGTTGATTGATGAAATTGGACTTACTCAAGATCAATTGTCTCAAAAAATATCTAAAAGTCGAACAAGTATTACGAATCATTTGCGTTTGCTAAAGCTTCCAGCTGAAATTCAATTGGGAGTTAGAGATAGTTTGATTTCCATGGGGCATGCAAGAGCATTGGTTTCTGCGGGTGATGAAAACAGACAACTTGATTTATACAGACAAATCATTGATTTTCAATTATCTGTTCGTGAAATCGAGGAATTAATTCGCACAAATACGTCACGAACTTCTGAAGAAACACCCTCAAGCCCGAAAACTGCTTCAACGCCCGAGCTTTCGAGTATTCAAGAGGTTTTTAAAAATCATTTAAGTGATCGTATTTCATCAAAAGTGGAAATCAAGAAAACACATTCTGGAAGTGGGAAAATCACAATCAATTTCTCTTCAGAAGTAGATTTAAATCGCATCATCGAGTTATTGAATAAATCGAAATAATGCTCAAATTCATTGGTGTTATATCCTTGGTTTGGTTTTCTTTTCAAGTAAATGCACAAGACTCATTAGCAACTTCAGCTGATACAGTTAAAAAACACCCGTGGAAAAGAGCGTGTCTTTTTTCAGCTATACTTCCAGGTGCTGGACAAGTTTACAATCACATTGCAATGCCCAAAGGAAAAAAGAAAGCCTATTGGAAAGTTCCATTGATTTATGCTGGATTAGGAGCAACTACTTATTTTGCATTGAAGAATAACAGCATGAAAAACCAATACCGTAATGAATATGAATCTCGGAAAATTGGAAATTCCCCAGCAAATTTTTTAGAATATGACGACCAAAGTTTGCTAACCTTATTTACAACATCTAGAAATCGACGAGATTTTGCAATTTTAGGAATTGGATTAGTTTACCTATTAAATATTGTTGACGCTGGCGTTGAAGCTCATTTCACCCGATTTGATATTAGTGAAGATTTAACGCTCTCCATTAATCCAACAGCATACGGAACATCTGCAGTTGGAATTTCATTTCAACTTAATTTTCGTTAAATAATAGGTTCAGAACCTGAAAACAGTATTTTTGCGCTACATGAAAATTGGATTAATCGGATACGGAAAAATGGGAAAAGCAATCGAACGAATTGCTTTGGAACGCGGACATACTATTTCATATAAAATAGATTCTAAAAACACCATTGATCAAGTCCAATTAAACCAAGCAGATGTTGCCATTGAGTTTACTCAACCAAGTTTAGTAATCAATCATATTGAACAGTGTATTTCCCAAGGAACACCTGTTGTAATTGGTACCACAGCTTGGCAAGAGCAATTGGGACATGTGTCAAAACTTGTTGCTGAGAATAACGGAGCCTTGCTTCATGCCTCCAATTTTAGTGTTGGAGTAAATATCCTATTCAATATCAATGAAAAATTAGCTGCTTTAATGTCGACTCATCCCGATTATAAAGCACAAATAGAAGAAATCCATCACATTCAAAAATTAGATGCTCCAAGCGGAACAGCCGTTTCTTTAGCGCAGGGAATTATTGAAAACAATGAAAATTATTCTTCTTGGAAAGCAGAAACGGGTTCTTGGCCAACAGTAAATACTGGTGAACTACCCATTCAAGCAATCAGAGAGCCAGAGGTTCCTGGTACACATACGATTTCTTACACTTCAACAATAGATACTTTAACCCTGAGTCATGAGGCACATTCTAGAGATGGATTTGCTTTGGGCTCTGTCATTGCAGCTGAATTTCTTCTTGGAAAAAAAGGAGTTTTTACTATGCGTGATGTATTAGCATTTTAAGCCTTATGGAATTTTTACACTACAAATATTACTTACTTGTTCTCGTTATTATTCATCCGATACTTTCGCTTTGGTGGAAATCTTTCGAGCGAATGGGAGCAAAATCTTGGCAAGCATTTATACCCGTTTACAATTATTATATTGTCTTTAAATTTGGCTCAGGAAAACCTTGGTGGTCATTGTTAATGTTCGTTCCGGGAATTCACATCATCATGTGGATGGTCGCTAACCTTTCTTATATTCGAAGATTTGGATTCTTTTCTGTGGGAGACACCTTGCAAGGGATTTTCTTTCCATATTTAATTTTGTGGAAAATTGCGAATGCAACGGATGAAACACTTCCAGTTTTAGCACCTACAAATTGGGCTAGTCCGGTAGAAGTTGCTAAAAGAACAAACAGCGATCACGTAACTCTGTTTTTAATATTGCCTGTTATCGGTCACATTGCGGCGTATGTATTGTCATTCCGTTCGAAAAGAATTGGTAAAAAATCTGCCATTAAAGAATGGGGAGATTCCATCATTTTTGCTTTAGTAGCAGCAAGTATTATTCGTACCTATGTGTTTGAGCCGTTTCAAATTCCTACTGGATCGATGGAAAAAACATTATTGGTTGGCGATTTCTTATTTGTGAACAAATTGTCTTACGGGCCAAAGGTTCCTGTAACTCCTTTCTCGTTTCCGTTAGCTCACAATACGATTCCATTTATTAATGTGAAATCGTATTTAGGAATTGAAACTGCTAATTTCTACCGTTTACCTGGTTTTGGAGATATTCAACGAAATGATGTGATGGTTTTCAATTATCCATCGGGAGATACGGCGGTTTATGATCCTCGCGTACCAGATGGTTTGATGGGACACGATTATCATGGGATTTTAATTGAAGAAGCAAAATTGCTTTTTTCAGAAAAATATGCTGGTGAACGAAATATTATATCCACCCGAATTTACGATAGCATTACCCAAGAATTTGCAAAGAATGGTCAAGTTTCAAGTGATCCTGCAGGACTCAAATCATATACTGATTATTTAGCTGTAAAAGGTGTGATCGATTCCAAAGGCGCTGAATTTATACGTGACTTTGAAAAGTGGAAAGCAAAAGCAAGAATCGTTTTGAGCGAACAAAAAATTGCGCATACTGGCGAGGGTATTATTAAGCATTACGGATTGATTTACAGACCAGTAGATAAACGGGAGAACTACATTAAACGATGTGTTGGTTTACCTGGGGATGAATTAGAAATCAAAAAATCAGTACTTTACGTAAATGGAAAAGTGGCGTGGAAGGCTCCTTATCAAAATATTATGTACTATGTTTTGGGAACTAAAATTCCAGGAAGATATTTAGAAGACATTGGACTTTCCGCATCCCCTGAAATCGGAGACTATACAATAGATGATAGCTCTTATGTAACTGTTGCATACTTGACAAGAGAAAAACTAGCTCAGTTGAAAAAACGTTCTCCAAATACTAAATTTGAGGTGAGTTTAACTCCTCAATATTCAGATGATTCGAATTACAAACCAACCAACACTGAATTAATTGAAAATCTGGGAATGTTCCCGAAGGATTTTTACATAAACAATACCGTTTCAGATTTTACCAAATTCCGTATTCCTGCAAAAGGTGCTGTTGTTAAACTATCTGGTAAAAATATTGCTTGGTACCGAAGAATCATTACAGCATACGAAGGTCATAAATTACAGGAAAAGAAAGATGGAATTTACATTGATGGCAAGAAGGTGACTTCGTACAAGTTTGCAATGAATTACTATTGGTTAATGGGAGATAATCGCTATAAATCTGCAGATTCGAGAGTCTGGGGATTTGTTCCTGAAGATCATGTTGTTGGTAAGGCTTCTATTGTTTGGTTCTCTAAAGGTGCAGAAATTCGCTGGGATCGAATTTTTAAAGCCATTCGTTGATGTCTTTTCCAGTTTTTCCCATAGCCTATTTTGGAAGTGTTCGTTATTTTCAAGATTTAGCTCAAGAGAAACAGGTTTGCCTAGAAATTAGTGATCATTTACCGAAACAAACTTTTCGTAATAGAATGATTATTTTGGGTTCTCAAGGTCCGCAAGTGC from Fluviicola taffensis DSM 16823 carries:
- a CDS encoding glucosaminidase domain-containing protein, yielding MKSLAIVGIGFSFFSFGGEIQAKTSQTDYVNLWSNVAVEQMIIHRIPASITLAQGLLESGNGNSPLAVEANNHFGIKCSDWTGEKIYFDDDAKGECFRKYPTATDSYNDHSLFLTKKPRYAGLFQFPTDDYKSWAKGLKKAGYATHPEYAEKLIDLIERLKLYEYDDKTAPANQGTELLATAVKDSKDSKVKPKTSSTKETNSSMKIDESCLKYQAHIAKENKNDVKYILARKGDTYYKIAKEYDLAMWQMYKYNNFVDKKDLLEEGDIVYLEPKRNRSRTKGATFVAKKDITLIEVSQNEGIKLKKLVKMNGFTSDKVTVQKGQKILLR
- a CDS encoding acyl-CoA reductase — translated: MERKAIIEVFGQLRKSLNAVIANDEWPGYTCGLTEEEFLSFKKMINKEFQLNPWFTKENCLKALGGIVHLLDNESLTTFSENYQFTSKPKLVALIMAGNIPFVGFHDLLCTLLTGNKALCKLSSSDSRVPLRIIQWLIQWNPELKEYIQVSIGPIKNYDAVIATGSNNSIAQFETYFGHIPHLFRKNRTSIALLDGTETDDELKALSSDCFDFFGMGCRNASKLYLPTGFNLNRIFENFLDQQHLINHHKYGNNYDYNRTIFLMNQIPFLDNNVFMLKEDEGIHAPLSVIYYEFYTNQEEILAKIEGMKDELQAIVGHGFIPFGKAQAPDISDFADGVDTCSWLNSLS
- a CDS encoding 4Fe-4S dicluster domain-containing protein → MAIMITDECINCGACEPECPNNAIYEGGAEWTYADGTSLKGLITTLSGDDVQADDNFEPKDMDVYYIVTDKCTECVGFHDEPQCAAVCPVDCCVDDPEYRESDDELLAKKDFMHLN
- a CDS encoding DUF3276 family protein, with the translated sequence MQNEPDYDSQREVYTKLVKAGKRTYFFDIKTTKGQDHFITITESKKVNLNGKEVFQKHKIFLYKEDFEKFSESILEVIEKANELNMSENSNTSVASDIQFEDL
- a CDS encoding ParA family protein — encoded protein: MGKIIAIANQKGGVGKTTTAINLGGCFGVLEYKTLLVDADPQANATSGVGLDPKNSRNIYDCLINDVHPSELIIPTNNPNLDIIPSHIDLVGAELEMINMPNREHMLKKALDKIKDQYDFIIIDCSPSLGLITVNALAAADSVMVPVQCEYFALEGLGKLLNTIKIIQGRLNPELEIEGIVLTMYDTRLRLANQVVEEVKTHFQDLVFDTVIHRNTKLGEAPSFGETIVLHDATSKGAINYLNFAREILQRNDLTKIGNNDKQFQVGNDI
- a CDS encoding ParB/RepB/Spo0J family partition protein, producing MTSNPKKRSALGKGLGALLESSSADITTTVSAPSSGGVALISIESIEANPFNPRTNFEKDALNELKESISIHGIIQPLTVRKLGKDKYQLISGERRFRASQLAGLEEVPAYIRVANDQSMLEMALVENIQREDLNAVEVALSYQRLIDEIGLTQDQLSQKISKSRTSITNHLRLLKLPAEIQLGVRDSLISMGHARALVSAGDENRQLDLYRQIIDFQLSVREIEELIRTNTSRTSEETPSSPKTASTPELSSIQEVFKNHLSDRISSKVEIKKTHSGSGKITINFSSEVDLNRIIELLNKSK
- a CDS encoding DUF5683 domain-containing protein, giving the protein MLKFIGVISLVWFSFQVNAQDSLATSADTVKKHPWKRACLFSAILPGAGQVYNHIAMPKGKKKAYWKVPLIYAGLGATTYFALKNNSMKNQYRNEYESRKIGNSPANFLEYDDQSLLTLFTTSRNRRDFAILGIGLVYLLNIVDAGVEAHFTRFDISEDLTLSINPTAYGTSAVGISFQLNFR
- the dapB gene encoding 4-hydroxy-tetrahydrodipicolinate reductase, producing MKIGLIGYGKMGKAIERIALERGHTISYKIDSKNTIDQVQLNQADVAIEFTQPSLVINHIEQCISQGTPVVIGTTAWQEQLGHVSKLVAENNGALLHASNFSVGVNILFNINEKLAALMSTHPDYKAQIEEIHHIQKLDAPSGTAVSLAQGIIENNENYSSWKAETGSWPTVNTGELPIQAIREPEVPGTHTISYTSTIDTLTLSHEAHSRDGFALGSVIAAEFLLGKKGVFTMRDVLAF
- a CDS encoding S26 family signal peptidase, which codes for MEFLHYKYYLLVLVIIHPILSLWWKSFERMGAKSWQAFIPVYNYYIVFKFGSGKPWWSLLMFVPGIHIIMWMVANLSYIRRFGFFSVGDTLQGIFFPYLILWKIANATDETLPVLAPTNWASPVEVAKRTNSDHVTLFLILPVIGHIAAYVLSFRSKRIGKKSAIKEWGDSIIFALVAASIIRTYVFEPFQIPTGSMEKTLLVGDFLFVNKLSYGPKVPVTPFSFPLAHNTIPFINVKSYLGIETANFYRLPGFGDIQRNDVMVFNYPSGDTAVYDPRVPDGLMGHDYHGILIEEAKLLFSEKYAGERNIISTRIYDSITQEFAKNGQVSSDPAGLKSYTDYLAVKGVIDSKGAEFIRDFEKWKAKARIVLSEQKIAHTGEGIIKHYGLIYRPVDKRENYIKRCVGLPGDELEIKKSVLYVNGKVAWKAPYQNIMYYVLGTKIPGRYLEDIGLSASPEIGDYTIDDSSYVTVAYLTREKLAQLKKRSPNTKFEVSLTPQYSDDSNYKPTNTELIENLGMFPKDFYINNTVSDFTKFRIPAKGAVVKLSGKNIAWYRRIITAYEGHKLQEKKDGIYIDGKKVTSYKFAMNYYWLMGDNRYKSADSRVWGFVPEDHVVGKASIVWFSKGAEIRWDRIFKAIR